A genomic region of bacterium contains the following coding sequences:
- the rpmE gene encoding 50S ribosomal protein L31, protein MKADIHPNYQDSAVTCSCGNTFKTRSVLSEIKLAICSACHPFFTGQQKLIDTAGRVDRFNKRYSRTTAAK, encoded by the coding sequence ATGAAAGCAGATATCCATCCAAATTATCAAGATTCAGCTGTGACTTGCAGTTGTGGAAATACTTTTAAGACACGCTCAGTTTTGTCTGAGATTAAGCTTGCAATTTGCAGCGCTTGCCACCCATTTTTTACAGGCCAGCAAAAGTTGATTGATACTGCAGGACGCGTTGATCGCTTCAATAAGCGCTATTCCCGCACGACAGCTGCTAAGTAA